A window of the Gossypium hirsutum isolate 1008001.06 chromosome A03, Gossypium_hirsutum_v2.1, whole genome shotgun sequence genome harbors these coding sequences:
- the LOC107897758 gene encoding transcription factor bHLH111 isoform X3: MAEECTSTSPTLHNWWDLHHASSLSSWTTNPSSWHHHQNPNSNTCNCDQDDVLSISTSLTNASIQSVLTSVDELSGGGSGTRRQLVEQPTVDPDPSNELINGEHGFDNQLWSNVLSNVGSNGADIGNNLLEAISSKSNSSAAGIFEPACDYLKKIDGNWEFSNSSVFNNFIKSMNEGFDTSSTDNNQQSSSESERLTKLSNMVSHWSIAPPDPQVNPPQFINPKSSSQDQTSLQPPAAFCGMATVKNPIFLSCYGNGNHHHDVKMETQSLDMEAPSSYFRRAFKAGNNSNGYHIHNSPINSSISTEADNFYGSMSHFPCTSSITYGRLNKPLIDIHASSKPGFISPLNLSDCKKQGLQAANSMQTRTRNGRTQGIANEGKKKRGEETSDSTAVLKKPKLENSASSSVKMHAPKVKLGDRITALQQIVSPFGKQLDTSTFYKNKCSY, translated from the exons ATGGCTGAGGAATGCACTTCCACTTCGCCTACACTGCACAATTGGTGGGATCTCCACCACGCAAGCTCTCTTTCTTCATGGACTACAAACCCTAGTTCTTGGCATCATCATCAAAACCCTAATTCCAATACTTGTAACTGTGATCAGGATGATGTACTTTCCATCTCTACTTCCTTGACTAATGCTTCCATTCAGTCAGTGTTAACTAGCGTTGACGAGTTGTCCGGGGGCGGTAGCGGCACTAGGCGTCAACTTGTTGAACAACCAACTGTGGATCCTGATCCGTCCAATGAGTTGATTAATGGAGAGCATGGTTTCGATAATCAGCTTTGGAGCAATGTTTTATC AAATGTTGGGAGCAACGGCGCAGATATTGGAAACAACCTATTAGAGGCAATATCGTCAAAGAGTAACTCATCAGCAGCTGGAATATTTGAACCTGCTTGTGACTACTTAAAGAAAATAGATGGCAATTGGGAATTCTCAAACTCCTCAGTTTTCAACAATTTTATCAAAAGCATGAACGAGGGGTTCGATACCAGTAGCACTGATAATAATCAACAAAGCTCAAGCGAAAGTGAGAGGTTAACCAAGTTGTCCAACATGGTCAGCCACTGGTCCATAGCACCACCAGACCCTCAAGTCAACCCCCCACAGTTTATTAATCCAAAATCATCATCCCAAGATCAGACCTCTTTGCAGCCGCCTGCTGCTTTTTGTGGAATGGCAACAGTCAAAAACCCAATTTTTCTATCATGTTATGGAAATGGTAATCATCATCATGATGTGAAAATGGAGACCCAAAGTCTAGATATGGAAGCTCCAAGTTCGTATTTTCGAAGGGCTTTCAAGGCTGGTAACAATAGCAATGGGTATCATATTCACAACAGCCCTATTAACAGTTCAATATCAACGGAAGCTGACAACTTTTATGGATCCATGTCTCATTTTCCATGCACAAGTAGCATTACTTATGGCAGATTAAACAAGCCTTTGATTGACATCCATGCATCATCAAAGCCCGGTTTTATTAGTCCCTTGAATTTATCAGATTGCAAGAAACAAGGGCTCCAAGCTGCAAATTCTATGcag ACAAGAACCAGAAACGGTAGAACACAAGGGATTGCAAAcgagggaaaaaagaaaagaggtgaagaAACGTCCGACAGTACTGCAGTGTTGAAAAAGCCTAAGCTGGAAAATTCTGCATCTTCATCTGTAAAG ATGCACGCCCCAAAAGTGAAGCTAGGAGACAGGATAACAGCACTTCAACAAATTGTGTCGCCATTTGGAAAG CAATTGGATACATCAACTTTCTACAAGAACAAGTGCAG TTACTGA
- the LOC107897758 gene encoding transcription factor bHLH111 isoform X2, producing the protein MAEECTSTSPTLHNWWDLHHASSLSSWTTNPSSWHHHQNPNSNTCNCDQDDVLSISTSLTNASIQSVLTSVDELSGGGSGTRRQLVEQPTVDPDPSNELINGEHGFDNQLWSNVLSNVGSNGADIGNNLLEAISSKSNSSAAGIFEPACDYLKKIDGNWEFSNSSVFNNFIKSMNEGFDTSSTDNNQQSSSESERLTKLSNMVSHWSIAPPDPQVNPPQFINPKSSSQDQTSLQPPAAFCGMATVKNPIFLSCYGNGNHHHDVKMETQSLDMEAPSSYFRRAFKAGNNSNGYHIHNSPINSSISTEADNFYGSMSHFPCTSSITYGRLNKPLIDIHASSKPGFISPLNLSDCKKQGLQAANSMQTRTRNGRTQGIANEGKKKRGEETSDSTAVLKKPKLENSASSSVKMHAPKVKLGDRITALQQIVSPFGKKQLDTSTFYKNKCSY; encoded by the exons ATGGCTGAGGAATGCACTTCCACTTCGCCTACACTGCACAATTGGTGGGATCTCCACCACGCAAGCTCTCTTTCTTCATGGACTACAAACCCTAGTTCTTGGCATCATCATCAAAACCCTAATTCCAATACTTGTAACTGTGATCAGGATGATGTACTTTCCATCTCTACTTCCTTGACTAATGCTTCCATTCAGTCAGTGTTAACTAGCGTTGACGAGTTGTCCGGGGGCGGTAGCGGCACTAGGCGTCAACTTGTTGAACAACCAACTGTGGATCCTGATCCGTCCAATGAGTTGATTAATGGAGAGCATGGTTTCGATAATCAGCTTTGGAGCAATGTTTTATC AAATGTTGGGAGCAACGGCGCAGATATTGGAAACAACCTATTAGAGGCAATATCGTCAAAGAGTAACTCATCAGCAGCTGGAATATTTGAACCTGCTTGTGACTACTTAAAGAAAATAGATGGCAATTGGGAATTCTCAAACTCCTCAGTTTTCAACAATTTTATCAAAAGCATGAACGAGGGGTTCGATACCAGTAGCACTGATAATAATCAACAAAGCTCAAGCGAAAGTGAGAGGTTAACCAAGTTGTCCAACATGGTCAGCCACTGGTCCATAGCACCACCAGACCCTCAAGTCAACCCCCCACAGTTTATTAATCCAAAATCATCATCCCAAGATCAGACCTCTTTGCAGCCGCCTGCTGCTTTTTGTGGAATGGCAACAGTCAAAAACCCAATTTTTCTATCATGTTATGGAAATGGTAATCATCATCATGATGTGAAAATGGAGACCCAAAGTCTAGATATGGAAGCTCCAAGTTCGTATTTTCGAAGGGCTTTCAAGGCTGGTAACAATAGCAATGGGTATCATATTCACAACAGCCCTATTAACAGTTCAATATCAACGGAAGCTGACAACTTTTATGGATCCATGTCTCATTTTCCATGCACAAGTAGCATTACTTATGGCAGATTAAACAAGCCTTTGATTGACATCCATGCATCATCAAAGCCCGGTTTTATTAGTCCCTTGAATTTATCAGATTGCAAGAAACAAGGGCTCCAAGCTGCAAATTCTATGcag ACAAGAACCAGAAACGGTAGAACACAAGGGATTGCAAAcgagggaaaaaagaaaagaggtgaagaAACGTCCGACAGTACTGCAGTGTTGAAAAAGCCTAAGCTGGAAAATTCTGCATCTTCATCTGTAAAG ATGCACGCCCCAAAAGTGAAGCTAGGAGACAGGATAACAGCACTTCAACAAATTGTGTCGCCATTTGGAAAG AAGCAATTGGATACATCAACTTTCTACAAGAACAAGTGCAG TTACTGA
- the LOC107897758 gene encoding transcription factor bHLH111 isoform X1, producing MAEECTSTSPTLHNWWDLHHASSLSSWTTNPSSWHHHQNPNSNTCNCDQDDVLSISTSLTNASIQSVLTSVDELSGGGSGTRRQLVEQPTVDPDPSNELINGEHGFDNQLWSNVLSNVGSNGADIGNNLLEAISSKSNSSAAGIFEPACDYLKKIDGNWEFSNSSVFNNFIKSMNEGFDTSSTDNNQQSSSESERLTKLSNMVSHWSIAPPDPQVNPPQFINPKSSSQDQTSLQPPAAFCGMATVKNPIFLSCYGNGNHHHDVKMETQSLDMEAPSSYFRRAFKAGNNSNGYHIHNSPINSSISTEADNFYGSMSHFPCTSSITYGRLNKPLIDIHASSKPGFISPLNLSDCKKQGLQAANSMQTRTRNGRTQGIANEGKKKRGEETSDSTAVLKKPKLENSASSSVKMHAPKVKLGDRITALQQIVSPFGKTDTASVLLEAIGYINFLQEQVQLLSNPYMKPNSHKDPWGSLDRKEQKGDIKVDLRSRGLCLVPISCTPKVYHENTASDYWSPTYRGCLYR from the exons ATGGCTGAGGAATGCACTTCCACTTCGCCTACACTGCACAATTGGTGGGATCTCCACCACGCAAGCTCTCTTTCTTCATGGACTACAAACCCTAGTTCTTGGCATCATCATCAAAACCCTAATTCCAATACTTGTAACTGTGATCAGGATGATGTACTTTCCATCTCTACTTCCTTGACTAATGCTTCCATTCAGTCAGTGTTAACTAGCGTTGACGAGTTGTCCGGGGGCGGTAGCGGCACTAGGCGTCAACTTGTTGAACAACCAACTGTGGATCCTGATCCGTCCAATGAGTTGATTAATGGAGAGCATGGTTTCGATAATCAGCTTTGGAGCAATGTTTTATC AAATGTTGGGAGCAACGGCGCAGATATTGGAAACAACCTATTAGAGGCAATATCGTCAAAGAGTAACTCATCAGCAGCTGGAATATTTGAACCTGCTTGTGACTACTTAAAGAAAATAGATGGCAATTGGGAATTCTCAAACTCCTCAGTTTTCAACAATTTTATCAAAAGCATGAACGAGGGGTTCGATACCAGTAGCACTGATAATAATCAACAAAGCTCAAGCGAAAGTGAGAGGTTAACCAAGTTGTCCAACATGGTCAGCCACTGGTCCATAGCACCACCAGACCCTCAAGTCAACCCCCCACAGTTTATTAATCCAAAATCATCATCCCAAGATCAGACCTCTTTGCAGCCGCCTGCTGCTTTTTGTGGAATGGCAACAGTCAAAAACCCAATTTTTCTATCATGTTATGGAAATGGTAATCATCATCATGATGTGAAAATGGAGACCCAAAGTCTAGATATGGAAGCTCCAAGTTCGTATTTTCGAAGGGCTTTCAAGGCTGGTAACAATAGCAATGGGTATCATATTCACAACAGCCCTATTAACAGTTCAATATCAACGGAAGCTGACAACTTTTATGGATCCATGTCTCATTTTCCATGCACAAGTAGCATTACTTATGGCAGATTAAACAAGCCTTTGATTGACATCCATGCATCATCAAAGCCCGGTTTTATTAGTCCCTTGAATTTATCAGATTGCAAGAAACAAGGGCTCCAAGCTGCAAATTCTATGcag ACAAGAACCAGAAACGGTAGAACACAAGGGATTGCAAAcgagggaaaaaagaaaagaggtgaagaAACGTCCGACAGTACTGCAGTGTTGAAAAAGCCTAAGCTGGAAAATTCTGCATCTTCATCTGTAAAG ATGCACGCCCCAAAAGTGAAGCTAGGAGACAGGATAACAGCACTTCAACAAATTGTGTCGCCATTTGGAAAG ACTGATACGGCCTCTGTTTTACTAGAAGCAATTGGATACATCAACTTTCTACAAGAACAAGTGCAG TTACTGAGTAATCCTTACATGAAGCCCAACTCTCATAAG GATCCATGGGGCAGCTTGGATAGAAAAGAGCAGAAAGGAGATATTAAGGTTGATCTAAGGAGCAGAGGTTTATGTTTAGTTCCAATATCTTGTACCCCAAAAGTTTACCATGAAAACACTGCTTCAGATTACTGGAGCCCAACATATAGAGGATGTTTGTATAGATGA